The genomic DNA GGTCGCACTCGGTCGAGCATCGCCATGGAATCGATGGCGATCCGTGGCCCCGACAACATGAACGCACTCACGTACGCCAACATGCCACGCCCCAACAAAATCGAACCCGCATCGGCGACCTGGGTCCCAAAAAGCTTTTGAGCAGCAAGCTGAGCGACCGGGGTGACTTCAGGCGGGGCGAACATTGGCGAGAACC from Bremerella sp. JC817 includes the following:
- a CDS encoding cytochrome-c peroxidase produces the protein MRLGKALFFDPRISGTGQMACASCHDPDLAWSDGRTRSSIAMESMAIRGPDNMNALTYANMPRPNKIEPASATWVPKSF